A stretch of the Nicotiana tabacum cultivar K326 chromosome 6, ASM71507v2, whole genome shotgun sequence genome encodes the following:
- the LOC107789964 gene encoding TORTIFOLIA1-like protein 3, translating into MLVQSKQNQNQTRDMKHRVLTCLHKLSDRDTHSAAASELESIAKTLSPETIPPFVSSIAATDSSDKSPVRKQCLRLISLLSEHHGDSLSPHLSKLLTAVVRRLRDPDSAVRAACVSACASISSHLTRPPFSSIIKPFLEALFTEQEMNSQIGASLCLAAAIEASPDPDIACLRKSLPRFQKLLKSESFKAKAALLTLIGSVIAVGGASSQQIVRNLVPYLVEFMSSDDWAARKSSAEALQRLAVVEGDALSEFKASCLKTFEAKRFDKVKAVRETMNQMLEAWKGIPDLSDDGSPPPQSNSSSKEIASDGRYPPGLKTSRAVSSSTPSVKRPANKSSIADDSTPSAARKGRPLDSSEKKSSPAIFRKLDRKKPWKVEVSASHGSSGTIASEDDHQNKDGIKLGKDKLETHARPEVKRTLFSKITNETKNGVVKTGSRVVPYQDEISEANVVVSNGTGDLCRNPKDCEDLSLIRKQLVQIETQQSNLLELLQKFMGSSHNGMRSLETRVHGLELALDEISFDLAMSNGRMSKTNSAATCCKLPGAEFLTSKLWKRTEGRAATSHFSASGGASSAGDISNKAGEHGNGERFKLEHRRYRLHSSRGFIVNPLAEIHGDPQGISEPAIGGASRNLRNGV; encoded by the exons ATGTTGGTCCAGAGTAAGCAGAACCAGAATCAAACACGTGACATGAAGCACCGAGTTCTCACATGCCTCCACAAGCTTTCTGACCGTGACACGCATTCGGCGGCGGCTTCTGAACTCGAGTCCATTGCTAAAACCCTTTCCCCTGAAACAATTCCTCCTTTTGTTTCCTCCATTGCCGCTACCGATTCCTCCGATAAATCTCCAGTCCGTAAACAATGCCTCCGCCTCATCTCTCTTCTCTCCGAGCACCACGGCGACTCACTCTCTCCTCATCTCTCGAAGCTTCTCACCGCCGTCGTCCGCCGCCTCCGTGATCCTGATTCCGCTGTACGCGCCGCCTGCGTGTCTGCTTGTGCTTCCATTTCGTCGCACTTGACTAGACCTCCGTTCTCATCCATTATCAAGCCGTTCCTGGAAGCGCTTTTCACGGAACAGGAGATGAACTCGCAGATCGGCGCCTCCTTGTGCTTGGCGGCGGCTATCGAGGCGTCGCCAGATCCGGATATTGCCTGTTTGAGGAAGTCGTTGCCGAGATTTCAGAAGTTGCTTAAAAGTGAGAGCTTCAAAGCGAAGGCAGCACTGCTTACGTTGATTGGCAGTGTGATCGCAGTGGGAGGAGCTTCTAGTCAGCAGATTGTGAGGAATTTGGTGCCGTACTTGGTTGAATTCATGAGTAGTGATGATTGGGCTGCTAGGAAATCCAGCGCAGAGGCTTTACAGAGGCTTGCGGTAGTCGAAGGAGACGCTTTATCCGAGTTTAAAGCCTCGTGCTTGAAGACTTTTGAAGCGAAACGATTCGATAAG GTAAAGGCAGTGAGGGAGACAATGAATCAAATGTTGGAGGCATGGAAGGGAATCCCTGATTTGTCTGATGATGGTTCCCCTCCTCCCCAGTCAAATTCCTCTTCCAAAG AAATTGCAAGTGATGGACGTTACCCGCCTGGTTTGAAGACTTCCAGGGCTGTGAGCTCCAGTACCCCTAGTGTAAAAAGACCGGCTAACAAGTCTTCTATAGCAGatgattcaactccttctgcagCCCGAAAAGGTCGTCCTCTGGACAGTAGTGAAAAGAAATCAAGTCCAGCAATCTTTCGCAAACTTGATCGTAAGAAGCCATGGAAAGTTGAAGTTTCTGCTTCTCATGGTTCTTCTGGGACCATCGCTTCCGAGGATGATCACCAAAATAAAGATGGGATAAAGTTGGGCAAAGACAAGTTGGAAACACATGCAAGACCTGAAGTCAAACGGACTCTTTTCAGTAAGATCACTAATGAAACCAAGAATGGTGTGGTGAAAACTGGATCTCGTGTGGTTCCGTATCAAGATGAGATATCAGAAGCTAATGTAGTTGTGAGTAATGGAACTGGAGATCTCTGTCGGAACCCAAAAGATTGTGAAGATCTCTCTTTGATCCGAAAACAACTGGTTCAAATTGAAACTCAGCAGTCCAATTTGTTAGAGCTTCTGCAG aaatttatggGGAGCTCACATAATGGCATGCGTTCTCTGGAGACACGTGTTCATGGTCTGGAGCTGGCATTAGATGAGATCTCATTTGACTTGGCTATGTCAAATGGAAGGATGTCAAAAACCAACTCTGCAGCCACATGTTGCAAGCTACCAGGTGCAGAattcttgacttcaaaactttgGAAGAGAACAGAAGGTCGCGCCGCAACTTCACACTTTTCTGCTTCTGGTGGAGCCTCATCAGCAGGTGATATAAGCAACAAAGCTGGTGAGCATGGAAATGGTGAAAGATTTAAGTTGGAGCATAGGAGATATCGGCTCCACAGTAGTCGTGGGTTTATTGTGAACCCATTAGCTGAAATTCATGGTGACCCTCAAGGAATTTCCGAACCTGCGATTGGTGGAGCTTCAAGAAATTTGCGAAATGGTGTATGA